Within the Rosa rugosa chromosome 2, drRosRugo1.1, whole genome shotgun sequence genome, the region aacaacaacaacagagaGAAAAAGTTAAATACTACAATCAGTAAATAAACCCAAAGATGTGAAACATACCGTTTTTCTGCAGATGTTTCTTTCTGAATAGTTCTATCAATTTTCGCtaagcttttcttcttccgccCAATCTATTAGTTATGAAGATATGTAAAAAATGAGAAACAGGGAAACAAAGTAAtttataaagaaagaaaaattcaaatcGGAAACCAAGAAATTTAGAGTGGATACAGTGTATATTCACTGTAAAACTCTGAATAGGCATCGTGATTCATATAGCCTACATAAACAGGACTATCTAAGAAATACAACCTGTTGATGTAGGCCTTGCTCCAGTTCCATTATATCTTGATTAATAACTTCTTCTCCACTTGTTAGATCAGGCTGCAACAATGGTCAATTAAGGTGATGAAGGTGAGAACCATAGATAATAATCCAGAGCAATAAAGGCACAAGACTTGTCAGGAAACTTCTATATTGGATCCATGCGCAAAATAGATCTTACCGGTGTCTCTGGATATAAACCAATACTCTGCAGCTCCAGAAGAAGCCTATCATCCAGGCACATCGACTGATACTGGCAATCAGAAGTTGGAAAGCTTGGAGTACTTGCATCCCTAGGTTGCAGTTGACCAGGACATATTTCATAAGTATGCCCCGCATCAGAATGAGAAAATTCGTCATCTCCGTGCCACTGATCTCGATTTCTATTCCTAAATGTATTAGTTCCAGCACTTCTATCAAAAGAAAGTCTGTCCAACAAGCAACTTTTCTGATTCTGAATGTCCACTTTCGACTCAACTTCTGATTCTATTCTGTCCCAATCTTTGGGCCCAACATCGCTCAGGTTACATGAACCACAATGAGAATCATCACTCGCATACTGTAGGTGCATACTTTTGCCTTCTCTGTGGTTGTACAGTTCTTCACTTTCGTCTTCTTGAATCAGAGCAGAAAGAACTCTCTGGTATAGTGGAGTAACCTTTTCCAACCTTCTCATGCCAAATTTATCACACAAAGATTCAGTCTTCGATGAATCTTGATTAAAACTGTTCCCTTGTCTTTCCCCTGAACAATTAGGCAATTCTCTATGCCTATGAGCAGCCTAAACGATAAGTTCACAACTAGTCAATATTCATGAAAGAGTTAAACTTATTTCCTATTGTATTCAGTTGAACACTAAACTTGAAGTCTCAAAGTAAACAAAACACTGAGTTTAAAGAATCATGGCTAGTTGTATACCGAAACATTAGTTTCATCTCCAAGAATCCAAGACAAACTCTCATCAAGCTCCTCAGCAAGACTCAGCTGTCCaatattgaaaatgaaaaaagcAATATTTAAGTGTCCAAAACAagattttatataattttaaaTGCATCAGGGTATCCCATTCATTACCTGCCGCTTCAAGTAGGACATGTCCTCTGAGCTGAGGGAACCAAAAATGGATTCCATTTTCTTCCAAAATGGACCAGAGCATGCAAGGCCTACCGAAACCAGCTACGATGTTAGTGATAGGTATGGATATCTACCAAAAATATGTGCTGCTTTTGCAGCGAACATTTGAACTGTGTGTCCGTGTTTGTGCGtgtatttaaaaaataaaatgcataCTACTAGCATCGCGAGCAGAACTGGCAGCCAAATACAGTTCTTCATGATCATCATCAGATTCACCTGAAAAGGACATTTGAATACATATTAAAAGGTAACATAGCCAAGTTCTACTAATACAGTTGTCCGCAAAGTATTTCAGACAGAACAGGTTAAACAAACAACGCAAATGACAAACAAATGGATACTGTCAACTCATTATCAATAGGAGAAACAATAGACTTCTTCCTGAAGATATACTATGTATATATCACGAGAAGCAAGTGAACAGGCCTTTTAACACTAGACACCGTGGTTTTCTTTCTCCTCTCTTCTCAATAAGAGAGAGGGAAGACAGAGAATCTGTTGCATGTATGGCTCTAACTACATGAAATTGCTAGTCACATCAAAATGTACAGTCGACTATCGAGAACATATGGGCAAACCCAGTTGTCCATGCAGTAGGAATACTGATTTTAATCGTTTAACATTTGCAATCACAGATCAACAGATATAAATACATTGAATGTGTAGATGACAATAAAAATTTGAAAATCAACATAGCTGAAACTACATACATTATTTCAACATTACCTGTGAAATCTGATGAACTAATTGACTGAACACGAGTTAGGGCTTTGCGATCTTTCTGCTTTTTCGGAGGTGGACGACCTGTTTTACTAAATCCCAAATTATAAAGAGACTCGGTCAATATTTGTACTAAATTCATTAAAGCAAGACCTTAGGACAAATACAGAAAAGTTTAGACACACCTTTTATTGTTATCAGCCACAGGTTTCATGTCTTCAAGATGCTTTTTAGTTGGTAAGTTCTCTGATTTCACCCTCATTGGAGGAATGCCGGGCCTTGTCAACAATGGAGTCGGACCCCTTCCACTTCTTCCTTGTCGTCGCACACCATCTCCTGATTCATTATTTAGTAATTTATTCCTCTTGATGGGTGATAAATATGCCCCAGCCTTTTGATCTGTAGCTAAGGCAATGTCACTGCTGTTCATCCCCTTATCTTTCCACTTGTTTTCACCAGCTCCCAGTTCTTCACTTCCAGTCAACCCATATGGCGATGAAGCATTCTGAAGTTCTTTTTTACATTTGGGGGTATGATTATCTAAACTGCTGGCTAGTTGTGCTCCATTGGTCCCAGCAGAAGAAGTTCTAGCATGAAAATCAGAAGTTGCAACGCCTTGATTGCAAATCTGAGCCTCACCATTGTTTGATACAGGAGAGACTAGATTTGTCCTCCTTGTGCGGGAGGTTTTATGTGTTCTCTGACCAACCCACTGGGCCATAGCTATAGAAGAACCGTTAGGCATTGCGTGCTTCTGATTATTAATCCCAGTTGCCGCTTGGATTTTGTTTTGACCAGTATGCTGCTCCCAAGCCTGAAGAACTCCAGATGAAGGGGGAACAGTAGTTGAGTCTACACTCATGTTGGAACCTGTTCGAGGTGCCCTAGAGACCTTTCCTTTAATCAGAGTACTAGGTGAGCCTGCGACATTATCCTCTTGAACCTTTATCCTGATGTACAGAGCCATGAACAAATCAATAACCTCGTATTAACAACTTAAAGCCAACATTACCAGCCACAAAACTGGTCTTTAATCAAACAAGTTTTTACTGGCTCACAATTTTACTGTACACTGTCCAAATGAATGTATGAATAAGATAATATCAGAATAAAATTTATACTTATGGTTTGCTTTCAGAACAATCTTCGGCTCTAATACAGCTGAACGGTCTTTTGTAACAGCACTTTCTGGCTCATTCTTGAGTACTGTAGAGGTACTAAAATTATTAGACTCTACAGAACCGTCCGACTTGTTGTTTCCACTAACTCCAGGAGAGGATTTTAATCTGCAAAAAATGAAAATCTTTACATTACAAACAGTTCTTTTGTCCTCCCTTTACTCTTCTATAGTAGGTGTTGATATGATCATATAGAACAACTGCAAGATAAAGTAGAAGTATCTCTATTCTCAAGAAATACTCATGGTAGAGGTCTGATGCACAGTACGATATTGTGAACCTCAGGTGGAATTACAGATAATTTGATAGATATACATGATACCTGAATATATTAGAATCACAAGACCGTAACTTAGAATCACCACTCAGCTTTGGGTGAGTAGCTCTTGTTACATCCTGTTCACCACCCATAACCCTATTGCTCACTGCTCCCACAGAacgtttcttttttgttttttgatccAACGCTTCACCTCCAGAAAGCAATCCATGGGTCTTTTCTTCAATCCGAACAGAAGTCCCACTAACAGCCTGAAGCATGTTTTCGTCCTTGTCTGTGACCACCTTCTGCCTTGAGGTGGCAGCTGACCTAGCTTCTGCCTGGTAGAATTTAGAAAGTGTTTATATCTTAAAGAGTTAATAAGGAAGAAGCATTGTAGTCATCACCTCAAAGGCATAAATCATAGTTAATGAAACGAAAGCTGCTAACAACTGTAAATGCATGAAACTCTCCAATCAATTTAGTAATCAGTTTCTGGTCCAAGAAGTAGACAGGAATGGAAACTTCTCTATTTGTGTATTTGTTTGTTCTCTTTTCCTTCTATAAAGACTAAAGCAGGATTATTTCTATTACATAAGGATTCTAAAGATAAGTAACCTTAATCAAATAGttgttaagaaaacaaaatgtAAGAAGTAATTCTTTTTCATTCAGTGTCGTTTCAATTTATATTTGCTACACAATTGGATAAGTTGTATTTTTCAATAGCAAAATTCAAAGTTACTTTAAAATCAAACCTGCACATCAGCCACCGACGAACGAACGCGTTTACTAAGCCCAACACCCTTGGCTCTGTCTTCTAGCCTTTGAGTCATAATTCCGTGAGGATTTTTATGACTTCCCGGTTTCACTAAGCTTACTCCATTTGACCTCTCACTTGATGAAAGATCACTCCGCTGTCGCTTCTTTGAGCTCAAAGCATCTCTATACTTATCCAATTTGAATATGGATTCCCGCAGCATTTTTGCTCTGTCCCTGGTAAACAGAAACCATGTTAATATATGAAACACAAATTATAGTGTGTGCTCCATTAGGAGAAGATTATGTGGACCATGTTTTAAGCCTACATCTTATGTGGACAATTTCTGAAATAAAAGCACCAATCCTTACAAGAGTCACCAGTCACTCTAACCTTAAAACAAAAATTGCTTTGAGGAAAAGAAAGGCGTATGTTGATCACTCACTCTAATGATATGAGGATTCAAACATTATGATTCACAAGGCCATCAATAACGATACTTTTGAGACATTAAAACCACCGCTAGTGATGTGCGATTCTATTGTGAAAAACTTATCATAGCAAGAGGTAGTATAGGGAATGTACTGTACTTGGACTTCCTAGAGGCATCTTGCACGCTTTCTTTGAAGTTCTTTAGCTCCTCTGTTGCCACGGAAGGCGGAGGCTTAGGATTGGAGACTCCAAAAGAATGGTCCTCCGACGTACTCCCAAGAGGAAATCCGAGAACTCTTCTAAGCTCTCCCGACCGTGTACTTTTTTGATTACCTAACATAATGGGCTCCAACGGCAAACACTGGGGCAAAGGAGGCATTGCTGATGATTGTGCTGCATTACCCCGTCTTACATTGCTCCCAGGGCTTAACATGAGTTTCTCAATCCCTAGTTGAGCAATTTCTGAACctgtccaaaatcaattggaaTTCCTTTCTACCTGTTTTCACATCATGGAACAACATAAACCGTAAGCTTTCCCCTCCTACCAAATACCTATCGGCAAACAAAATATACTGCAGTTAACTATAATAGCCACTCAAACTAAGCCCACAATATTAAACGATACTACCCTCTCACAAGCATATATTCCCCGCTACCTATACCCAAACCTCCCCTCACGAAAAACCACGAAATCAAGCTCAACTCGTTGGCCTAGTTTGCAATCTAAATTTACAGCATAGCTGTTTGATTAGCCAAACAGAAGGACTGTCTCCTTACACATCTAACCTTACAGCAACTTCTTCAACAGTAAAACATGAATAGTtaaaaacaaaacccagaagcaAAAGCGGTCAGCTCAATTTCCAGAACTTTCACCCAATACAAATTCTAAGCTTCTACACCATTCAAATCAAGAGTtcaaaatcacaacaaaaatCTAGCTACGCCCAAAACCCCATGAGCTcagaaatttcaaaaccccccaCAATCAGCTGGTGATAATCAGCATTTTACCTTTCCGTTGCCAGCGACCAAGACGCGGTTGAGAGACGGAAACAATCGAAAAGGAATTAGGAGAGCCCTAAGTAAGCAgaggaaattgaaattggggGTTTTTGAATGAATTGGGGAGAAATTGAAGGGGATTGAGATGAAATTAAGTGAATTAGAGAAGGAGGATTTTGGGGAGGAGCTGAGATCAAAAACGGGGAGGAAACAGTGCGGGAGAGATGAAGGTCAGGCGGGTATATGCGCACATCTTCCTTCTTACCCTTTTCTGGCctttttttggtcaattttCCTCTGTGGTAAAATCGTTAACCGTTAAATGTTACCCAatccagaaaataaaaataaaatcatacaCGTTTTGGTCAAACCGACTTTGATTTTCGAGGAGataaaattttacaaacagTATCTCAAATAAAGTACATTTTGATacaatatatttaaaaattattttattgggCATCTCAAACAGACTagttaaattcaaattttggctatatataactatttttaaagcaaaattcaactctaacagactagctattgttaagttaaatttagctttagctaaattggctagctatatttagctagagaatcatgcatagctaaagcaaaagttatattcctctctcctcttttatccacatgtcagtttatgattggataaaatatagtatattatttataaatagctactactgctggagcaacattgttaaatcaatagctatatttcacaattttagctatatttaactacaaaataattcctactgttggagatgctcttattaCCTTAATATTTAAACTCGACACAATTTTCATGCCCTCCCTATAACAGCGTTGACTCGATTGCCATGTAAGcaatttcatatctaattttgtcttttcattttctcagttttttttttcttttccttttttctttggcAATAAGTGTTTTCTTTTGTCCCTTCTTTACCCCCCTGATCACAAAATTATCTCTCTCATACCATCCATGCcacaccaaaaacccaaaaGCAAAATACCCCCTGATTTATCCCATGATTGTCGATTTACCCCatgacattttaattttaattatttacacccCTACTTTTTCAATTGTTGCCAATTTACCCTTTATCGTTAATTTTTGGACTTTTCATCTAATTTCTCAGTTAGCTTGGTTAGCATGTGAGAAATATTTTCGTCTTTCCAATTGTCTagcagaaaaaaataaataatcaaacCAACAATCAATGTCAGATTTTAGGAGAGAGGGATCTGGAGAGAGACATGCCACCGATCGATGAACCCAATAATGAAAGGGCGCAGTCAATACATGAGCATTCTGGCATCTGGATCTGGCGAGAGAGACCatgttagagagagagatttgctCTGACCAAAAGTACAAGGATATGAATACAAAAGACCTAATGGCAGTACTGGTCCATTTTTACTGTTTTTTTAATCCTCTctgctctcttctcttctcGATGTTTAAGttctcttcgatgtgggacttcTTCACTTGTTGGAGCCAATGAATTTGGCAAAGCCAGCATTATGTATGTGGGTGTGATCTTTGCTTAGTTGTTTAATTAAGTTAAAATCTGGAAAAGGATTGGAACAAATAATCCATTTTATAGACCAAGTGTCGTTTGCTCATATATCTGACTCCATAATTAGTCTCAACCATTCTTGTGGTTGAGTAGAAATCGAATTAGATCTTACCCGCTACTCTTACTTGGTTGCaggggaacaatggtttgagaAATTGTGTTTATGATCTAATATGCATCATATTTCCATCGCACTTGAAGACTTGTGGGCTTTCTGGGTTCATTTCTCTCGTCAATGGAGGATAATATTTATTGTCCAACATAATTTGGCACATATTAACTCAAGGTAAGAGACCAAATAAAGCTCTCACATATTAATGAAGGATTGTTAATTGGTGACAGATTTCGTCTCTCCCCATATCCCTCTCTCCTAAAATCTGACATTGATTGTtagtttgtttaaatttttttcgaTAGACAATTGAAAAGACGAAAATGCTCCTCACATGCTAACTAAGTTAACGGAGAAATTAGATGAAATGTCTAAAAGTTAACGGTAGGGGCTAAATCGGCAACAATTAGTAAAGTGAgggtgtaaataattaaaattaaaatgtaagGGATAAATCGACAATCATGGTATAAGTCAGGGggtaatttggctattttgccaaacccaataaacaaaacagcaattcaaaccaaagaaacaaagaaTTGATGGAGGTATGAACATATCGGCGAGATTGATCTACAATTTTGGATTAAGTTAAATTGATGAAGATAGAGaatttggatgttttgggctTAAAGTTGATGGAATTATGGAGAAGATAATTGGGTATTGGGTCTTTGCCTTCATTAGCCAATGGCAAAGACTCCTTTGCAACCATGAACAAAATATTCCCCTGCATAGACAGAAATATTTGTTTTACCATATCAAAAGGTCAAGCAAAACCTTTGTTTCACCTTTTCTCTTGTAAAAACCCTTTGTTACACATTTTCTCTAGTAAAATGTCTTTGTTACACTTTTTCTCCAGTAAAAAGCCTTTGTTACACCTTTTCTCCAGTCAAAAGCATTTAATTGTTCCATTCTTGCTGCTTTAGTCAAATCTTCTACTATCTTAATCACCATCTAGTTCAGCTTTTAAGATAATATACATTCTCATGACCTATGCAATGACGAAACATTTATTGTGGTGACATAGCACTATGGTTTTTGATCTTTCAATTGAAAAGTTTATGCAGACAAGTTTGGGCTAATGTTCAgcataattagaaaaaaaaaaaaactagcttcTCTTGTTGCTATGTTATACTCCATGTAGATGCAGTTTTAGTCTATAAATGAAGTTTGTACGCTTGATGATTCTCCAAGATAACGTTTTACTGTGATCAGAAAGCACTACAGTAGTTGGTCATTTATTTCAACTATTTGGCATGCAGACAAGCTTGAGAAACTTATCTATGCAGATGTAATtttggaaaaatgaaaaatattccATGCTTGATTATCTCTTTTCCTATGTTAAAGTCTATGCCAAAACGGTATAATTGTCTTCGAAAGCTGATTTGTGAAATCAATAACAAGCATAGTTTACGCCTAAGTCTTGAGGACTTAGTTCAAGCTTGTGTTATGTACTGTAGTAACTATATGATTAGCTACATGTTGATTTGCTAATCTCATATGACTCATGTTATGGCCCATTACCTTGTTTCATATAAAGCAAACATgcttatataaataaaaaaaagatgcAAGCCACTCATACATCAAGCAAATAATTTTAGTATGAGCAAGATAAGAGTCATATTTCTCCCTTCTCCATAGCTAGCATGAGATCATTTCTAGTGCCATCATAACAACCTTGCTTTCATAGAAGGACTAAACAAACACAACAATCTGAGTCAATTCCTACAATAACTTCAATCAACCCCAACACTAGTCTTACTTCACCACTGCAGCAATTATGATCTTCATAATAATACCGGTGAAGTGTTTTCAATCACAATAAGAGCCAACATGTCATAACTCATTTTCTTAAGCTTCAAGCATCAAGCAAACATAAGTCTCGTATCCTTTGAGCCTTAATGATCCTCAGCCATACCTTTTAGCTTATAAATCATATCCATTAGTACTATGTAGTTCCTTATCATCTCTAGCTCTCCTAATGGACAATTTTCCAAACTACagtatcaaaatttgtattaAGAAAGCACCAATTCCTTTCTCAAGCTCATTTTTCATATATACAAGATGATGCTACACATTCATTGCCATAAATCCATATCTTACTGTGCAGAAGCAGCAAGCCACTACCAATATATCTCTATAGAGAGTCCTAGTTCAAAAATTCCGATAAAACACTAATACCTTTCTCATGCTCAAACACAAGATGTTGCTGTATAGCCATTAATACAAAGCCATGTATTAATGCAGGCTAAATTATCAGTTTTCTAACTGATTCTATGGCCAAGTTCTTATTTACTGCGGTGTTTATAGTTACCTGCAGTTTATATATTGCAAGGACGAAGTTGTCTTTGTCAACTAAATTTCTGCAACCCTAATCGATGGTGCTGTAAAGCCATCTATTGCTGCTGCCATGCTATAAGTCACTGCTAAATTCTAGCTACAATACAAGTTGCTCTGATCAACCTACTTACATCAAATTACTATTGCAATACCAAGCTTTGTGCAAAAACTATGTCATTATGTTAAGGCCACACGCTCTCTCCTAATAGTTTCAGATGAAAATATTATGTAAATTCATATACCAAGCTCATATCTAGATGTGACAAGTTAatattgacaggacccgccccggatttcaccctgaaatccgaagtgaccctgcggggcccaccttagaagaaattctaccaaaaatttggcggaacttcccctaaaatgggctaccTAAACCTGTAGataacatttacacttctcaatcaattcatccttatgctcctggagccaccctgctccccaaatcaacatcagtctccaattcacaaaacacacatCTCAACTCGAATAgcataaatcccataggtaatcagatcaattctaacagaaaggtataagaggaaaacctaattcaaaggcagatgcggaagccatgctgttgactatacctcaactccgtgtacgcccgacctcaaccaattcgcctgcaaactgggcatttgaaaccgaagggcccaggggaaagtacataaaatacgttagcgtgagtagacaaaaataaacaatttttaaaccaaatggattttatactttcccacatttatttccttaaaaactctcgatgcatgcaacgatttaggaaacaaatcacgagaagctccgctcaagaaaaaaaaaaaaaaccgactagccccgctagtcacaaacaactGAGAGGAAAGATCGAAACTCCGATACTCAATAGGATAAGACCAGCTCCGCTGGTTACAcggaaatcagactaggccccgctagtcgagaaatgataggatatggggaagagatatcaccatacgggaaatggagcctcccaggctctacctaccctcaactgccactcacacatagattgtgcgaggaggagaccaaataacctcgactgccacccacgtgaggaggagaataaatcacctctactgccactcaccaacacaaagtaggtgaggaggagaacaagctacctcaactgccactcaccaacacaaagtcagtgaggaggagacctaatcacataacccgcgtatggtgagaaaaaaatcatcgaaaaccagtaaatccatgtagCTTCCCCACATTTCTCACAAGATAGAaaccatgtattcaacgacgtgacctcgcacgccaagattactctcaatctcaaaatggataagtgagaaataggaataaatcgacggcgtgtcccacacgcccaaatattctcaaatccgtaaccaaaaccggaaattagtaTAGGTAAATCCCATTTCCAAAAATCTCTCAAAATCTCCAAGAAGccaaccaaatccaaaatcctTAATTAGGCATTCCcgatgccaaaatcgaaagtcaataAACAATTGAGAATATCCAACTCCATTGAAACTCATCTTAAAAATCTTCCAGGAGCTTAACTCGGTGATTAGGGATATgcttaattccggaaatttacctcggaaataaggaattcatcaaataatattataaatcaaAACCAACCTTTGAAACTCATTATTGAAAGTAAATCCATGATATAATTCGAAATCAATTTCCGAAAATTAATTCATTTCCTCAAAAAGTAATATGAATAATCACTAGagcattattttaagaaaataaatgcatgcatcgctatttaaaacaaaagtccactcacagtactattccgacgatcacgcattcgtgttccgtcatcgagcaatatctcggtacgacatcctgtacacaattatattccgtgaataattcttcaataatttaatacaattcctaaaatcaattcctcataatttgaCCTCCTAATTCTCCTCGGATTTAGCCCAAataataccactaataccaattcgttaatttaaaggttccaaggcagaaccgagagatatccgacggtcggattctcgtaattcgataatcgaaaccctaaacttcaaaattcataattaattccaagtttctccaaaaattgccaaacttcacatacaagctctgcacaatttataggatttaatgggctaaaaaccggaattaaaacactgccctacacgcttCCACGctccaccaacagtggcagcgcgtgggccccacgcgccggcggcggcCACCTCTGATGgctaccaaattttggcagcaccacctactcaacagacccaacatttttcacaactacaacaagttccaattttaccttgaagggcTCCAAATTGGCCGGTGAAATTTTTCCAGAAaactccaagaaccctagaaattgcaaatcgttaattcgacctctacactgcaaattgaaatgaaagaccttaggggaaatgatctatgtcaaaaaccgaaccttcgacgccggtttggtggccggagacagCCGGAATCTCCAGAAATCGACAAAACtcccaaactgctacagtgaacttcacggctcaattccgagctccaccggccgagccaccgcaaaacaccaccacaggcgTGACAAGGATGAAGAGGCGAGCTTGCCGGTGCCCTGAttccgtcgtggggtggccggaggaggaagaaatcggaggaaGGAGCAATCGGGTCGAAGAGGGGAaaggatcgggggagaggagagagaaaagcccggtaggtttccaaaaatggaaacttaccacagtaacttggctatttatagaaacttaccatatgaacagtaactttaatatttcgcttataactttcgcatacggactccgatttttacgtaccacatatccacgcgctcggtttaacgtcctctacaacttccatgaagaacattttctcaaattttgacctgaaaaaaaagtcaacaatttagggccactaaaagtatcgaaatgacggtaaaagtgaaagtaattgtcgtttaccgtccaaatgactagtaaacaggtaaattaagatacgggacgtcACAAATATATACTTCAATTTTATAACCGCGCCAAGCTCAATCCCATGCGAAGCGGATTCATGACTAAGAGGATTACTCCAAGCAAATAAACAACAGGCATATGAATCTAATACATTCAAAAGTATCTAATACATTCAAAAGTATATCTTGCCAAGCTCCTCTTTTGATGGTCATTCATCCATTCTAAAAGCCATGATAGAGCCATGCCATGCCCATCTCCAAATCACGTACTTTTCAATGCACACGCGCTCTTTCATGGTCATTCAAAACACAAAAGGCAACCACAAGCCGAAGCATTCAAAACACGTGCCTAATACATGCCTATGCAAGGTTGCCACAAGCTTAATCTACTTAAAGTCAAGCAACAAAAATGATTGCAATATGCATATTAAGCATCAAGGACTAAATGAAGCAAACTAAGGCAAATGCAAGTTATGCGAAAGAAAGCATTATATACCACATACAAACCATTCTATATTCATTAATCCAAGCAAAAGTGGGACTCAAGCAAAGAAAATTGTTTTTCGAAATGTATATTTGCTTTCCTCACAGATTCATGTCATGCTCAACCTTACATACAATCCttatatttcttcattttcaatTCCTTAAGCCACAATAACAATTTTCCTTTTAACTTGTGCTACATCATTTTCAACCATGCTCTTGTTTCAATTCCAATGTCATACCCTTTCAACACATATATAGAATTACATATTGTGCTTtattaaaaaatcatttttgatTTCCTATGCACTAACTTATCCGtctattttcaaaaatttatgtTTATTGCTAACTTTTCATACTTTCAATACCGAAAG harbors:
- the LOC133733289 gene encoding uncharacterized protein LOC133733289 isoform X1, which produces MLSPGSNVRRGNAAQSSAMPPLPQCLPLEPIMLGNQKSTRSGELRRVLGFPLGSTSEDHSFGVSNPKPPPSVATEELKNFKESVQDASRKSKDRAKMLRESIFKLDKYRDALSSKKRQRSDLSSSERSNGVSLVKPGSHKNPHGIMTQRLEDRAKGVGLSKRVRSSVADVQAEARSAATSRQKVVTDKDENMLQAVSGTSVRIEEKTHGLLSGGEALDQKTKKKRSVGAVSNRVMGGEQDVTRATHPKLSGDSKLRSCDSNIFRLKSSPGVSGNNKSDGSVESNNFSTSTVLKNEPESAVTKDRSAVLEPKIVLKANHKIKVQEDNVAGSPSTLIKGKVSRAPRTGSNMSVDSTTVPPSSGVLQAWEQHTGQNKIQAATGINNQKHAMPNGSSIAMAQWVGQRTHKTSRTRRTNLVSPVSNNGEAQICNQGVATSDFHARTSSAGTNGAQLASSLDNHTPKCKKELQNASSPYGLTGSEELGAGENKWKDKGMNSSDIALATDQKAGAYLSPIKRNKLLNNESGDGVRRQGRSGRGPTPLLTRPGIPPMRVKSENLPTKKHLEDMKPVADNNKSKTGRPPPKKQKDRKALTRVQSISSSDFTGESDDDHEELYLAASSARDASSLACSGPFWKKMESIFGSLSSEDMSYLKRQLSLAEELDESLSWILGDETNVSAAHRHRELPNCSGERQGNSFNQDSSKTESLCDKFGMRRLEKVTPLYQRVLSALIQEDESEELYNHREGKSMHLQYASDDSHCGSCNLSDVGPKDWDRIESEVESKVDIQNQKSCLLDRLSFDRSAGTNTFRNRNRDQWHGDDEFSHSDAGHTYEICPGQLQPRDASTPSFPTSDCQYQSMCLDDRLLLELQSIGLYPETPPDLTSGEEVINQDIMELEQGLHQQIGRKKKSLAKIDRTIQKETSAEKRRIELVAMDQLIAMAYKKRMACRGYNGSKSAVRKVSKHVALAFLKRTLARCRKLEERGISCFSDPALQNVIFSSPTCNNVGKSVDCVGSGTASNTCNDAQQTEVRGSGAVSSGFGRYDSHSDNLYKGSSEALHVIVDSSAQDSSKLGSMNLNKDKGKKREVLLSDILGSASSRITSTVDSMNEVKEKRTERDKDQSRDNLRTNAQGGAGGSSLDSSRGERRITGKPQQNNNTHLPSHPVPNVSNRKGGVGPALPGNTPVHSSKKPEDPMDYGNMQLDELNSMEELGPSLEINENQDLGSWLNFDDDGLQDHDCIGLEIPMDDLTGLSMLI